In a genomic window of Streptococcus oralis:
- the yhbY gene encoding ribosome assembly RNA-binding protein YhbY: MSLTSKQRAFLNSQAHTLKPIIQIGKNGLNDQIKTSVRQALDARELIKVTLLQNTDENIHEVAEILEEEIGVDTVQKIGRILILFKQSSKKENRKISKKVKEI, translated from the coding sequence ATGTCATTAACATCAAAACAACGTGCCTTCCTCAACAGTCAGGCACACACCCTCAAACCCATCATCCAAATCGGGAAAAATGGACTTAACGACCAAATCAAAACCAGCGTTCGCCAAGCTCTTGATGCCCGTGAATTGATTAAAGTCACGCTCTTACAAAACACAGATGAAAACATCCACGAAGTAGCTGAAATCTTGGAAGAAGAAATCGGTGTGGATACTGTCCAAAAAATCGGACGCATCTTGATTTTGTTTAAACAATCAAGCAAGAAAGAAAATCGCAAGATTTCTAAAAAAGTTAAAGAAATCTAA
- the yqeH gene encoding ribosome biogenesis GTPase YqeH, producing MEEILCIGCGATIQTTDKAGLGFTPQSALEKGLETGEVYCQRCFRLRHYNEITDVQLTDDDFLKLLHEVGDSDALVVNVIDIFDFNGSVIPGLPRFVSGNDVLLVGNKKDILPKSVKPGKISQWLMERAHEEGLRPVDVVLTSAQNKHAIKEVIYKIEHYRKGRDVYVVGVTNVGKSTLINAIIQEITGDQNVITTSRFPGTTLDKIEIPLDDGSYIYDTPGIIHRHQMAHYLTAKNLKYVSPKKEIKPKTYQLNPEQTLFLGGLGRFDFIAGEKQGFTAFFDNELKLHRTKLEGASAFYDKHLGTLLTPPNSKEKEDFPKLVQHVFTIKDKTDLVISGLGWIRVTGTAKVAVWAPEGVAVVTRKAII from the coding sequence ATGGAAGAAATTCTCTGTATTGGTTGTGGAGCAACCATTCAGACGACAGACAAGGCTGGTCTTGGATTTACGCCCCAGTCGGCACTCGAAAAAGGTTTGGAGACAGGCGAAGTCTATTGTCAACGCTGTTTCCGTCTCCGTCATTACAATGAAATCACAGATGTTCAGTTGACGGACGATGATTTCCTCAAACTCTTGCACGAGGTTGGAGACAGTGATGCCTTGGTGGTCAATGTCATTGATATCTTTGACTTTAATGGCTCTGTCATCCCAGGCTTGCCACGCTTTGTATCGGGTAATGATGTTCTCTTGGTCGGAAATAAAAAAGATATTCTGCCCAAGTCAGTTAAACCGGGCAAGATTAGCCAGTGGCTCATGGAGCGTGCTCATGAAGAAGGACTTCGTCCAGTGGATGTCGTCCTGACTTCGGCACAAAACAAACATGCCATTAAGGAAGTCATTTACAAGATTGAACACTACCGTAAGGGCCGTGATGTCTACGTAGTTGGGGTGACTAACGTTGGAAAGTCAACTCTCATCAACGCCATTATCCAAGAAATCACGGGTGACCAAAATGTCATCACGACTTCGCGTTTCCCAGGAACAACCTTGGACAAGATTGAGATTCCGCTTGACGATGGATCTTATATCTACGATACGCCGGGAATTATCCACCGCCACCAGATGGCCCACTACTTGACGGCTAAAAACCTCAAGTATGTCAGCCCTAAAAAGGAAATCAAGCCCAAAACCTATCAGCTTAACCCTGAGCAAACTCTATTTTTAGGTGGTCTCGGACGCTTTGACTTCATTGCAGGAGAAAAACAAGGATTCACTGCTTTCTTTGACAATGAACTCAAACTCCACCGTACCAAGCTTGAAGGCGCTAGTGCTTTCTACGACAAGCACCTCGGAACCCTTCTCACACCACCAAATAGCAAGGAAAAAGAAGATTTTCCAAAACTAGTCCAGCATGTATTTACCATCAAGGACAAGACTGACCTGGTCATCTCAGGACTCGGCTGGATCCGCGTAACAGGCACCGCCAAAGTCGCCGTCTGGGCACCAGAAGGCGTCGCCGTCGTCACACGCAAAGCAATCATTTAA
- a CDS encoding YqeG family HAD IIIA-type phosphatase has protein sequence MAIENYMPDFAVEAVYDLTVPSLQAQGIKAVLVDLDNTLIAWNNPDGTPEMKQWLHDLRDAGIRIIVVSNNTKKRVQRAVEKFGIDYVYWALKPFTFGIDRAMKKFHYEKNEVVMVGDQLMTDIRAAHRAGIRSILVKPLVQHDSIKTQINRARERRVMKQITEKYGPITYKKGI, from the coding sequence ATGGCGATTGAAAATTATATGCCAGATTTTGCTGTGGAAGCAGTATATGATCTGACAGTCCCAAGCCTGCAAGCGCAGGGTATCAAGGCTGTTTTGGTTGATCTGGATAATACCCTCATTGCTTGGAACAACCCTGATGGGACGCCAGAAATGAAGCAATGGCTACATGACCTCCGTGACGCGGGTATCCGCATCATCGTGGTCTCAAATAACACCAAAAAACGAGTTCAACGAGCAGTTGAAAAGTTTGGGATTGATTACGTTTATTGGGCCTTGAAGCCTTTCACATTTGGGATTGACCGTGCCATGAAGAAATTTCACTATGAGAAAAATGAAGTGGTCATGGTTGGTGACCAGCTCATGACAGATATACGAGCAGCTCACCGTGCAGGTATTCGCTCAATCTTAGTCAAACCCTTGGTCCAACACGACTCTATCAAAACGCAGATCAACCGAGCTCGCGAGCGCCGTGTCATGAAGCAAATTACTGAAAAGTACGGACCGATTACATATAAAAAAGGAATCTAA
- a CDS encoding magnesium transporter CorA family protein, which yields MLFVEKKLGHDCTWIDLDVDKIKNMEDLSDVYGLDKETIEYALDRNERAHMDYHRETGTVTFIYNVLDLEKDKEYYEAIPMTFIVEKQRLITISNHKNSYVIKRMATYLESHEVVSIYKFLFASLEIISNAYYPVIEEMDKSKDEISALLRQKTTKKNLFALSDLETGMVYLTAAAKQNRLLLEHIQGHALYRNFNEVEREQFDDAMIEAHQLVSMTDLISQVLQQLSASYNNILNNNLNDNLTTLTIISVLLAILAVITGFFGMNVPLPFADEPNAWIYILIASLILWVVLAQYLKNIARN from the coding sequence ATGCTATTTGTAGAGAAAAAATTAGGTCACGATTGTACATGGATAGACCTCGATGTGGACAAGATTAAAAACATGGAAGACCTTTCGGATGTCTATGGATTGGACAAGGAAACCATCGAGTATGCTCTGGATAGAAATGAGCGTGCCCACATGGACTATCACCGTGAAACGGGAACGGTCACCTTCATTTATAATGTTCTTGACTTAGAAAAAGACAAAGAATATTATGAAGCGATTCCGATGACCTTTATCGTTGAAAAACAACGGCTGATCACAATTAGCAATCACAAGAATAGTTATGTGATTAAACGTATGGCAACCTACCTTGAAAGCCATGAAGTTGTTTCAATCTACAAATTTCTTTTTGCCAGTTTAGAGATTATTAGCAATGCTTATTATCCAGTTATTGAAGAAATGGATAAAAGTAAGGATGAAATCAGTGCACTTCTTCGTCAAAAAACAACTAAAAAAAATCTTTTTGCCCTCTCTGACTTGGAAACTGGTATGGTTTACCTGACAGCAGCTGCCAAACAAAATCGTCTCCTCTTGGAACACATCCAAGGGCATGCTCTTTATCGCAATTTTAATGAGGTAGAAAGAGAGCAGTTTGACGATGCCATGATTGAAGCGCATCAGTTGGTTTCGATGACAGACTTGATTTCTCAAGTTTTGCAACAACTCTCAGCCTCTTACAACAACATCCTAAATAATAATCTAAATGATAATTTGACAACTTTGACCATTATCTCAGTCTTGCTAGCTATCCTTGCAGTTATTACAGGATTCTTCGGAATGAATGTTCCCTTACCGTTTGCAGATGAACCAAATGCTTGGATTTATATTTTGATAGCTAGTCTCATTTTATGGGTAGTCTTAGCCCAATATTTAAAGAATATTGCTAGAAATTAA
- a CDS encoding mechanosensitive ion channel family protein, whose protein sequence is MQDFFQRYFDKLDLTTMLENLLTKVISLLILFLLFYIAKKMLHATVRKIVKPSLKFSNRDAGRQKTISRLLENVFNYILYFFLLYCILSILGLPVSSLLAGAGIAGVAIGMGAQGFLSDVINGFFILFERQLDVGDEVVLTNGPITVSGKVVSVGIRTTQLRGDDQALHFVPNRNITVVSNLSRTE, encoded by the coding sequence ATGCAAGATTTTTTTCAACGCTATTTTGATAAACTTGATTTAACAACCATGTTAGAGAATCTCTTAACCAAGGTGATTTCTCTTTTGATTTTGTTTTTACTATTTTATATAGCTAAAAAGATGCTTCATGCGACTGTACGAAAGATTGTCAAGCCCTCACTTAAATTTTCAAATCGGGATGCAGGAAGACAAAAAACCATCTCGCGTTTGCTGGAGAATGTCTTTAACTACATTCTTTATTTCTTCTTGCTCTATTGCATCCTGTCTATTTTAGGTTTGCCAGTTTCGAGCCTCCTTGCTGGTGCGGGGATTGCTGGGGTGGCCATTGGTATGGGGGCGCAAGGCTTTCTATCCGATGTCATTAATGGCTTTTTCATCCTTTTTGAACGCCAACTTGATGTGGGTGATGAAGTGGTTCTCACAAATGGACCGATTACCGTTTCTGGAAAGGTCGTTAGCGTAGGGATCCGTACAACGCAACTGCGAGGTGACGATCAAGCCCTTCACTTTGTTCCCAATCGTAATATCACCGTCGTCAGCAATCTATCTCGTACTGAATAG
- the sstT gene encoding serine/threonine transporter SstT, producing the protein MKRIIRAWTKASLIKRILIGMILGATLGMLFPNLTGIGLLGDLFVGGLKAIAPILVFALVANALSQHQKGQNTNMKTVIFLYLLGTFAAALVAVLASFLLPVQITLTSANTEVAAPDGIGQVLSNLLLKLVDNPLNAIVEANYIGILSWAVIFGLAMREASKHSKELLKTMADVTSKIVEWIINLAPFGILGLVFKTISDKGIASLANYGVLLGLLIATMAFVALIINPLIAFLFMRKNPYPLVLKCLRVSGITAFFTRSSAANIPVNMKLCQDLGLNPDTYSVSIPLGSTINMAGAAVTINILTLAAVNTLGISVDFGTAFVLSVVAAISACGASGIAGGSLLLIPVACSLFGISNDLAMQVVGVGFVIGVVQDSCETALNSSTDVLFTAVAEYATNRKLRP; encoded by the coding sequence ATGAAACGAATCATTAGAGCCTGGACCAAGGCAAGCCTCATCAAACGAATCCTTATTGGAATGATTTTGGGTGCTACATTAGGGATGCTCTTTCCAAACCTTACAGGAATTGGCCTGCTTGGAGATCTCTTTGTAGGCGGACTGAAAGCCATCGCTCCTATTTTGGTTTTTGCCCTTGTTGCCAATGCCCTTTCCCAACACCAAAAGGGACAAAACACCAATATGAAGACTGTTATTTTCCTATACTTGCTCGGAACCTTTGCTGCTGCATTGGTAGCCGTTCTAGCTAGTTTCTTACTGCCTGTGCAAATCACCCTGACCAGCGCAAATACAGAAGTTGCTGCTCCTGACGGTATCGGTCAAGTCCTCAGCAACCTCTTGCTCAAACTAGTGGACAATCCCTTGAATGCCATTGTTGAAGCCAACTATATCGGAATTCTCTCTTGGGCAGTCATCTTTGGCCTGGCTATGAGAGAGGCAAGTAAACACAGCAAAGAATTACTGAAAACCATGGCAGATGTCACCTCTAAAATCGTGGAATGGATTATCAATCTAGCACCCTTTGGGATTTTAGGCTTGGTTTTCAAGACTATCTCTGACAAGGGCATTGCCAGTTTGGCTAACTACGGTGTCCTCCTAGGACTTTTGATTGCTACTATGGCCTTTGTCGCTCTCATCATCAACCCGCTCATCGCCTTTCTCTTTATGAGGAAAAACCCCTATCCCCTTGTTTTGAAATGCCTACGTGTCAGTGGTATTACAGCCTTTTTCACTCGTAGCTCTGCTGCAAATATCCCTGTCAATATGAAACTCTGCCAAGACTTGGGACTGAATCCTGACACCTACTCTGTCTCCATCCCGCTTGGTTCGACTATCAATATGGCTGGCGCTGCTGTTACCATAAATATCCTGACCCTGGCTGCCGTCAACACACTCGGAATCTCGGTAGACTTTGGGACAGCATTTGTGCTCAGTGTCGTGGCTGCCATTTCTGCCTGCGGTGCCTCTGGAATCGCTGGGGGATCCCTTCTCCTCATTCCTGTAGCTTGTAGCCTCTTTGGGATTTCCAACGACTTGGCTATGCAGGTTGTCGGAGTCGGTTTTGTGATCGGAGTCGTGCAAGACTCCTGCGAAACAGCTCTGAACTCTTCAACAGATGTCCTCTTTACAGCGGTTGCCGAGTATGCTACAAACCGAAAACTTCGCCCCTAG
- a CDS encoding aromatic acid exporter family protein gives MSLTQRTTKLILATCLACFLAYFLDLSSAVSAGIIALLSLSDTRRSTLKLARNRLFSMLLALAIGVLAFQLTGFHIWSLGLYLALYVPLAYKMGWEIGITPSSVLVGHLLVQESTSPDLLLNEVLLFLIGTSFALLVNLYMPSREKAIQSYHLQVEEKLKDILLRFKYYLSRGDGRNQAQLVDQLDKLLDEALKLVYLDHSDHLFHQTDYHIHYFEMRQRQSRILRNMAQQINTCHLAASESLILAQLFSKIAAQLSQTNPAHDLLDDIERYLQVFRNRSLPKTREEFETRATLLQLLREAETFIQVKVDFYQKYGN, from the coding sequence ATGTCTCTCACTCAACGTACGACAAAACTGATCTTAGCGACCTGTCTCGCTTGTTTTCTCGCTTATTTTTTAGATTTATCATCAGCAGTTTCAGCTGGAATCATCGCTCTCTTAAGCCTCTCCGACACGCGCAGAAGCACGCTGAAATTAGCACGCAACCGCCTCTTTTCCATGCTCCTAGCGCTCGCTATCGGTGTTCTAGCCTTTCAGCTGACGGGCTTTCACATCTGGAGTCTGGGCCTCTACCTGGCTCTCTATGTCCCTCTTGCTTACAAAATGGGCTGGGAAATCGGCATCACCCCTAGCAGTGTCTTGGTCGGTCATCTCTTGGTACAGGAGTCTACTTCCCCAGATCTCTTGCTTAATGAAGTGCTCCTCTTTCTCATCGGGACAAGCTTTGCACTATTGGTCAACCTTTATATGCCCTCTCGCGAGAAAGCCATCCAAAGCTACCACCTTCAGGTCGAAGAAAAGTTAAAAGACATCCTGCTTCGCTTTAAATACTATCTGTCAAGAGGAGATGGACGCAATCAAGCCCAACTCGTTGACCAATTAGACAAGCTCCTCGATGAAGCTCTCAAACTGGTCTACCTGGATCACTCGGACCACCTCTTTCACCAGACGGACTACCACATCCACTACTTTGAGATGAGACAGCGACAAAGTCGTATCCTGCGAAATATGGCCCAGCAGATCAATACCTGTCATCTGGCCGCAAGTGAGAGTTTGATCTTGGCCCAGCTCTTTTCTAAGATTGCTGCCCAGCTAAGCCAGACCAATCCTGCTCATGACCTACTTGATGACATCGAACGCTATCTGCAAGTCTTCCGCAATCGGAGTCTCCCGAAAACACGTGAGGAGTTTGAAACCCGTGCCACTCTCCTGCAACTACTACGTGAAGCCGAAACCTTTATCCAGGTTAAGGTCGATTTTTACCAGAAATATGGAAACTAG
- a CDS encoding beta-carotene 15,15'-monooxygenase, with product MKDIRIFGADFERSKRIVTQGDFALTAGMPNPIHMGIINRLFTVIILGFCFSGILIYGVLIGIPEFISVDSDVHIISLEAGLLIHNMSSFLKPFNLTVYVISYLGMVLVFWPKKRLTSQLWTYFPFYFAMSICAFISGLYFASAVAYDAYTWLGFWLELGIGMALFFWIILNSIQNLKRRLNDQEEKSILKQLVRILAGTTAVLFPVSLVYHLLYQVPLQWYFYILGLFLPIWFVIGAHFIAFMFNVHIFQAYYIHKYPEEYKVYLKISDREWYSKRYYKKLVESGQLQEETM from the coding sequence ATGAAAGACATCCGTATTTTCGGTGCAGACTTTGAAAGAAGTAAGCGAATTGTGACCCAGGGGGATTTTGCTCTGACCGCAGGGATGCCCAACCCCATTCATATGGGCATCATCAACCGCCTCTTTACAGTGATTATTCTTGGATTTTGCTTTTCAGGGATTCTGATCTATGGCGTATTAATCGGGATACCAGAGTTTATCAGTGTAGATAGCGATGTTCATATCATTTCTCTGGAAGCAGGACTGCTGATTCATAACATGAGTAGCTTTCTAAAGCCCTTTAATCTGACGGTATATGTGATATCCTATCTAGGAATGGTGCTTGTTTTTTGGCCCAAAAAACGTTTGACTAGCCAGCTTTGGACCTACTTTCCCTTCTACTTTGCCATGTCCATTTGCGCTTTCATATCAGGACTGTACTTTGCCAGTGCAGTGGCCTATGATGCTTATACATGGCTGGGCTTCTGGCTTGAGCTTGGGATAGGTATGGCTCTCTTTTTCTGGATTATTCTCAATAGTATCCAGAATCTCAAGCGCAGACTAAATGATCAAGAGGAAAAGTCAATCCTCAAGCAGCTAGTCAGAATTCTCGCTGGAACCACGGCAGTTCTCTTTCCAGTTTCGCTGGTCTATCATCTGCTGTATCAAGTCCCTCTTCAGTGGTATTTCTATATTTTAGGCTTGTTTTTGCCGATTTGGTTTGTTATTGGAGCTCATTTTATCGCCTTTATGTTCAATGTCCATATCTTTCAAGCCTACTATATCCACAAATACCCAGAAGAGTATAAGGTTTATTTAAAGATATCAGACCGAGAATGGTATAGCAAACGATACTATAAAAAGCTAGTTGAAAGTGGACAGTTGCAGGAAGAGACAATGTGA